A stretch of Thermoanaerobaculales bacterium DNA encodes these proteins:
- a CDS encoding matrixin family metalloprotease, with amino-acid sequence MSTARPGAPAALGIAMLLAAACAAAADRPPAQPGPPPAPALCFKDGTPQWYVEQAIAKAALARVTHSLSAPPLGEYQFPDSNRWSSTASNGSGLGQGDPTTLTWSVVPDGTAIPGYAGEPSSPSNLRAFLTGIYGDEATWLALLQQVLDRWGELTGISYLYQPSDDGAAFVNSAGSLGVRGDVRFGGHTIDGNSGILGYNFYPDVGDMVIDTGDSFYSVTTGNSLRLRNVVAHEHGHGLGLQHVCPVNQTKLMEPYYSSAFDGPQHDDILAANRGYGDGAEHDDDPSTAYPLGTPTGLLTIDNLSVDDDSDYDDYSLTVGSGASLSITVTPTGWTYLSGPQNPNGSCTAGSSFDSLAIHDLSLRVLDVNGTTELAFADANGAGLPEALPSVPLPSGPGTYFVELAGDATDSAQLYRLELSVTSGPTATPTRTSTPTPTRTATPTPTRTPSNTATATATPTRTATPSPTATPVPPTATPTRTPTSTSSATATPTRTPTPSATATPLPPTSTPTPTATATDTATPVPPTSTPTLTPPPPTHTPTPTPTTTPVPPTATPTSTPVATPTPPPTPTPSGPGSLIFGSGFEDGTAAGWLVRP; translated from the coding sequence ATGAGCACGGCACGCCCCGGGGCGCCCGCGGCGCTCGGAATCGCGATGCTCCTCGCGGCCGCCTGCGCTGCCGCAGCGGACCGCCCGCCGGCCCAGCCGGGCCCCCCGCCCGCGCCGGCGCTGTGCTTCAAGGACGGCACCCCGCAGTGGTACGTCGAGCAGGCGATCGCGAAGGCCGCCCTGGCCCGGGTGACCCACTCGCTCTCCGCCCCGCCGCTCGGCGAGTACCAGTTCCCGGACTCCAACCGCTGGTCGAGCACGGCCAGCAACGGCAGCGGGCTCGGCCAGGGCGACCCCACCACCCTGACCTGGAGCGTCGTCCCCGACGGCACCGCGATCCCCGGCTACGCCGGTGAGCCGAGCTCGCCAAGCAACCTGCGCGCCTTCCTGACCGGGATCTACGGCGACGAGGCCACCTGGCTGGCGCTGCTCCAGCAGGTGCTGGATCGCTGGGGCGAGCTGACCGGCATCAGCTACCTCTACCAGCCGAGCGATGACGGCGCGGCCTTCGTCAACTCGGCGGGATCACTCGGCGTGCGGGGCGACGTGCGCTTCGGCGGCCATACCATCGACGGCAACTCCGGCATCCTCGGCTACAACTTCTACCCCGACGTCGGGGACATGGTCATCGACACCGGCGACTCGTTCTACTCCGTGACCACCGGCAACTCGCTGCGGCTGCGCAACGTGGTCGCCCACGAGCACGGCCACGGTCTCGGGCTGCAGCATGTCTGCCCGGTCAACCAGACCAAGCTGATGGAGCCCTACTACTCGAGCGCCTTCGACGGGCCCCAGCACGACGACATCCTGGCCGCCAACCGCGGCTACGGCGACGGCGCCGAGCACGACGACGACCCGTCCACGGCGTACCCCCTGGGGACGCCGACGGGCCTGCTCACCATCGACAACCTGTCGGTCGACGACGACTCCGACTACGACGACTACAGCCTCACCGTCGGCAGCGGCGCCTCGCTCTCGATCACCGTCACGCCGACCGGCTGGACCTACTTGAGCGGCCCCCAGAACCCGAACGGCAGCTGCACCGCGGGGAGCTCGTTCGACTCGCTCGCCATCCACGACCTGTCGCTGCGGGTGCTCGACGTCAACGGGACCACCGAGCTCGCGTTCGCGGACGCCAACGGCGCCGGCCTGCCCGAGGCGCTGCCGAGCGTGCCACTGCCCAGCGGGCCGGGAACCTACTTCGTCGAGCTCGCCGGCGACGCCACCGACAGCGCCCAGCTCTACCGGCTCGAGCTGTCGGTGACCAGCGGGCCGACGGCGACGCCCACTCGCACCAGCACGCCGACGCCCACCCGGACCGCGACGCCCACGCCGACCCGCACCCCGAGCAACACCGCGACCGCCACGGCGACGCCCACCCGCACGGCGACGCCGAGCCCCACAGCGACGCCGGTGCCGCCGACCGCCACACCGACCCGCACCCCGACCTCGACCAGCAGCGCGACCGCCACACCGACCCGCACGCCGACCCCAAGCGCCACGGCGACGCCGCTGCCGCCGACCAGCACCCCGACACCCACTGCCACCGCCACTGACACCGCGACGCCGGTGCCGCCGACCAGCACACCCACACTCACCCCGCCGCCGCCGACCCACACTCCCACCCCGACTCCGACGACGACGCCCGTACCGCCCACCGCCACGCCGACCAGCACGCCGGTGGCCACGCCCACCCCGCCGCCGACTCCGACTCCCTCCGGCCCGGGCTCGCTGATCTTCGGCAGCGGGTTCGAGGACGGGACCGCCGCCGGCTGGCTCGTGCGCCCCTGA